One Oceanispirochaeta sp. M1 genomic window carries:
- a CDS encoding septum formation initiator family protein yields MVLSFLKNIRKSNKMKNLNYYWPLITALLFYSIYSILWGSTGLNAVHEMEVRKTMLEYNLAELSNINQQLNEDLVSLSSDPERIAIQSRNLGYIQDREKMLFVNLSGISSSQLDVGKILHLDNIESSSGLGIKWLTFIIFSAGQILNYLLKRKKGPAV; encoded by the coding sequence ATGGTGTTAAGCTTTTTAAAGAATATCCGTAAATCAAATAAGATGAAGAACCTGAATTATTATTGGCCTCTTATTACAGCTTTGTTATTTTACTCGATTTACAGCATTCTCTGGGGTAGTACCGGACTTAATGCAGTTCATGAAATGGAAGTACGGAAAACGATGCTGGAATATAATCTTGCTGAACTCAGCAACATCAATCAACAGTTAAATGAAGATCTGGTTTCACTCAGTTCTGATCCAGAGCGTATCGCTATTCAATCAAGGAATCTTGGATATATTCAGGATCGTGAAAAGATGCTTTTTGTAAACCTGAGCGGAATCAGCAGTTCACAGCTTGATGTGGGTAAAATACTGCATCTGGATAATATTGAAAGCTCATCCGGTCTAGGCATCAAATGGCTGACTTTTATTATTTTTTCAGCAGGACAAATTCTTAATTATCTGCTTAAAAGAAAAAAAGGACCGGCAGTTTAA
- a CDS encoding ABC transporter ATP-binding protein, producing the protein MSGSIELMNVNFGYEESETDIFSNMNLSLPGGVTTLIGQNGTGKSTLLLLAGGRLMPDTGDVLINGMNSRQISDEAVRSKIVSMIYQNMEFETEDSVESLLYYVYEQNKESADGLVEEIIKVFGLKESLGKKFQENSKGDMQKICVAFSLLYGSPYIMMDEPVFALEYKWKETILEYIIEFSRRRNVAVYYSIHELDLSQKYSDNTLLFNKDHSISMGPSSTVLSRELLEEAYQVPMELLYQRESLFRDHLTKPVDTDSLSGQNVKIID; encoded by the coding sequence ATGAGCGGATCCATCGAGCTGATGAATGTGAACTTCGGCTATGAAGAATCAGAAACTGATATATTCAGTAATATGAACTTAAGTCTTCCAGGCGGAGTCACAACTCTTATCGGACAAAACGGAACAGGAAAGAGTACATTACTCCTTCTAGCTGGAGGACGGCTGATGCCTGATACGGGAGATGTTCTGATAAACGGAATGAATTCCAGGCAGATCAGTGATGAAGCTGTACGAAGCAAAATCGTTTCCATGATTTATCAGAACATGGAATTTGAGACTGAAGATTCAGTAGAATCTCTTCTTTATTATGTTTATGAACAGAATAAAGAGAGTGCAGACGGCCTTGTCGAGGAAATTATTAAGGTTTTCGGTCTGAAGGAGAGTCTTGGTAAAAAATTCCAGGAAAACAGTAAGGGAGATATGCAGAAAATCTGTGTCGCCTTCAGCCTGTTATATGGCTCACCCTACATCATGATGGATGAACCTGTATTTGCGCTGGAGTATAAATGGAAAGAGACTATTCTTGAATATATAATAGAATTCAGCCGCAGACGGAATGTTGCTGTCTACTACTCTATCCATGAACTGGATCTTTCTCAGAAGTATTCTGACAATACTCTGCTCTTCAATAAGGATCATTCCATCAGTATGGGACCTTCTTCCACTGTCTTGAGCAGGGAGCTCCTTGAAGAGGCCTATCAGGTACCAATGGAGCTTCTCTATCAGAGAGAATCTCTTTTCAGGGATCATCTGACAAAGCCTGTGGATACAGATTCCCTTTCCGGTCAGAATGTTAAGATTATTGACTAA
- a CDS encoding glucosyl-3-phosphoglycerate synthase produces MKINNWLKDNTYHHSNFEDLKELIDEKEKQGLTISLCIPTLNEEKTIGKEVIMFKSELMNRYPLLDEIAVIDSGSKDRTLETAASFGADTYLASDILPDLEPMRGKGENLWKAIYQLKGDIIVYIDADIKNIHPRFVYGMVGPLIKRPEVQYVKAFYDRPLAFSDSIRPSGGGRVTEILTRPLFSLFFPELTAIIQPLSGEYAVRREVLDSIPFPIGYGVETSHLLDVYQKFGMSAFAQTDLDQRVHRNQTTRALGKMSFGILQTFLNRLVQYGMLQKFDELPTVFRQFQVKDEIFETVEFNIPEAERPPMNTIPEYIKLKRGK; encoded by the coding sequence ATGAAGATTAATAATTGGCTTAAAGACAACACTTACCATCATTCCAACTTTGAAGATCTTAAAGAGCTGATTGATGAAAAAGAGAAACAGGGACTGACAATTTCCCTGTGTATTCCTACACTTAACGAGGAAAAGACAATCGGTAAAGAGGTCATAATGTTCAAGTCAGAACTTATGAACCGCTATCCTCTTCTGGATGAAATTGCCGTAATCGATTCTGGTTCAAAAGACAGGACTCTTGAAACTGCAGCCTCCTTCGGTGCAGATACATATCTTGCCTCGGATATTCTCCCGGATCTTGAACCCATGAGGGGAAAAGGTGAGAATCTCTGGAAGGCCATATATCAGCTTAAGGGTGACATTATTGTCTATATCGATGCTGATATTAAAAATATTCATCCCCGTTTTGTATACGGGATGGTAGGCCCTCTGATAAAACGACCTGAAGTTCAGTATGTAAAAGCATTCTACGATCGCCCTCTGGCCTTTTCAGACAGTATACGACCATCCGGTGGCGGACGTGTAACTGAAATTTTAACACGTCCCCTATTCTCATTGTTTTTTCCAGAACTAACCGCTATAATTCAGCCGCTTTCAGGAGAGTATGCAGTAAGGAGAGAGGTACTGGACAGTATTCCTTTTCCAATCGGCTATGGTGTGGAAACATCCCATCTTCTGGATGTGTATCAAAAATTCGGTATGAGTGCTTTCGCCCAGACGGACCTTGATCAGAGAGTACACAGAAATCAGACCACCAGAGCTTTGGGAAAAATGTCTTTTGGAATACTTCAGACATTTCTTAACAGACTGGTTCAGTACGGAATGCTTCAGAAATTTGATGAATTACCCACTGTGTTCAGACAATTTCAGGTTAAAGATGAAATATTCGAGACTGTAGAGTTCAATATTCCTGAAGCCGAACGGCCCCCCATGAACACCATACCGGAGTATATAAAACTTAAACGGGGAAAATAA
- a CDS encoding peptidase dimerization domain-containing protein yields the protein MDKSCNEILERLPEYEEAVEKIKETLLTNLIMISEIPAPTFEEQDRNNFLLNRFTEYNLLNCSSDEKGNALGIIPGKSRDSNILVIAHMDTIFPSSIDHTITVQPDKVIGPGVGDNGLGLATLATLPMILDKLGIEFESNLILMGSSKSLGNGDIEGLRFFMDNFKKPITAGICLEGVKLGRLSYSSIGMLRGELNYEVPEEYDWTRFNSVGAIVNMNEMINKILEIPLPRKPKTSIVLGSIRGGTSYNTIPTKASLKFEVRSESEEMVEDLAVRIRSLADEMTSMTGAMVNFIEMARRRPGGTQFSHSLNKTSRAILERLGVTPRLSPSTSEVSAFIDKNIPAVTIGLTDGEHLGEMDEMIQIEPMKKGIAQLIALLQAVDKGYCNED from the coding sequence ATGGATAAAAGCTGCAACGAAATTCTGGAAAGACTTCCCGAGTATGAAGAAGCTGTTGAAAAAATAAAAGAGACGCTTTTAACAAATCTTATCATGATCAGTGAGATTCCCGCTCCTACCTTTGAAGAACAGGACAGGAATAATTTTCTTCTGAACCGCTTTACAGAGTATAATCTTCTAAATTGTTCTTCCGATGAAAAAGGCAATGCTCTGGGGATTATTCCGGGTAAGTCAAGGGATAGCAATATTCTTGTTATTGCCCATATGGATACAATCTTCCCCTCCAGTATTGACCATACGATTACGGTTCAGCCTGATAAGGTTATCGGTCCCGGTGTCGGTGATAATGGACTGGGACTCGCCACCCTCGCCACCCTCCCGATGATTCTTGATAAACTTGGAATCGAATTTGAATCGAACCTGATCCTGATGGGATCTTCCAAAAGCCTCGGTAACGGTGATATCGAAGGTCTGCGCTTCTTCATGGATAATTTTAAGAAACCCATTACCGCAGGTATATGCCTGGAAGGTGTAAAACTGGGACGCCTCAGCTACTCTTCAATAGGTATGCTCAGGGGTGAACTGAACTACGAAGTTCCTGAAGAGTATGACTGGACCCGGTTCAACTCTGTTGGTGCGATTGTAAATATGAATGAGATGATCAACAAGATTCTTGAGATTCCCCTACCCCGCAAACCTAAAACCAGCATAGTGCTTGGTTCTATAAGGGGAGGAACATCTTATAATACGATTCCTACCAAGGCTTCTCTGAAATTTGAAGTCCGCAGTGAATCTGAAGAAATGGTAGAAGATCTTGCAGTAAGAATACGTTCCCTTGCAGATGAAATGACTTCAATGACCGGTGCCATGGTCAATTTCATTGAGATGGCCAGAAGGCGTCCGGGAGGTACACAATTCTCTCATTCTCTGAATAAGACCAGTCGTGCCATCCTTGAACGTCTGGGAGTAACTCCAAGGCTCTCTCCCAGTACATCTGAAGTTTCGGCATTTATAGATAAGAATATTCCTGCAGTAACCATAGGCCTTACTGACGGTGAACACCTGGGCGAAATGGATGAGATGATACAGATAGAACCGATGAAGAAGGGGATCGCCCAGCTTATAGCCCTTCTTCAGGCAGTAGACAAGGGGTATTGTAATGAAGATTAA
- a CDS encoding ATP-dependent 6-phosphofructokinase: MSGSFDFRIKTLGECKIPSPMPFSNIHGDSIANFVNDEQYVLHSVIKGENQEKKNIHEFALEMSGPRAKIFFNPGHVHAGIVTCGGLCPGLNGVIRAIVRTLWQRYGVRRISGVRYGFVGFMPEENLPTMTLNPDVVDDIHNMGGTILGSARGGSDVTKIVDALEQLNMNMLFTIGGDGTQRCALEVTEEIKKRGLKIAVVGIPKTVDNDLKFTDKSFGFDTAVSKAETAVHAAHVEAKSAMNGMGLVKVMGREAGFIAAHTTLATSDVNFCLIPEVPFDLEGENGLLRQLEKRLRNRGHAVILVAEGAGQELLAATNEKDPSGNKKMADIGLFLKDQIIKYFKDINMNASLKYIDPSYMIRASRANPNDSLYCARLGANAVHAAMAGKTGMLVSEWNNCFVHVPTQMAVHEKNQVDPESPLWRDVLEATYQPIVMKDEKKK; encoded by the coding sequence GTGAGTGGTAGTTTTGATTTCAGAATAAAGACTCTGGGAGAATGTAAAATTCCTTCTCCCATGCCTTTTTCTAATATACACGGTGATAGTATCGCCAACTTTGTGAATGATGAACAATATGTTCTGCATTCTGTTATTAAAGGTGAAAATCAGGAAAAAAAGAATATTCATGAGTTTGCCCTTGAAATGTCAGGTCCCAGGGCAAAGATTTTTTTTAACCCAGGCCATGTCCATGCTGGAATTGTTACTTGTGGAGGACTCTGTCCCGGTCTGAATGGTGTTATCCGCGCCATAGTTCGTACTCTATGGCAGAGATACGGTGTACGCCGTATCTCTGGAGTACGCTATGGTTTTGTAGGTTTTATGCCGGAAGAGAATCTTCCGACTATGACTCTTAATCCTGATGTCGTAGATGATATTCATAATATGGGTGGAACGATTCTTGGATCCGCCCGCGGTGGTTCTGATGTTACTAAAATTGTAGATGCCCTGGAACAGCTCAATATGAATATGCTCTTTACCATAGGTGGTGACGGAACACAGAGATGTGCATTGGAAGTTACAGAGGAAATTAAGAAACGGGGTCTGAAAATTGCAGTTGTAGGTATTCCGAAAACTGTTGATAACGACCTTAAGTTTACTGATAAATCATTCGGTTTTGATACGGCAGTCTCAAAGGCTGAGACTGCTGTGCATGCGGCACATGTTGAAGCAAAATCAGCTATGAATGGAATGGGTCTTGTGAAGGTTATGGGCCGTGAAGCCGGATTTATTGCGGCTCACACTACATTGGCAACAAGTGATGTAAACTTCTGCCTTATTCCTGAAGTCCCTTTTGATCTTGAAGGTGAAAATGGGCTTTTGAGGCAACTTGAAAAAAGACTTAGGAATCGGGGGCATGCAGTGATTCTTGTCGCCGAGGGTGCCGGACAGGAACTTCTTGCGGCAACGAATGAGAAGGATCCCAGCGGTAATAAAAAAATGGCAGATATTGGTCTCTTTCTTAAGGATCAAATCATTAAGTACTTCAAAGATATTAATATGAATGCCAGTCTTAAATATATCGATCCCAGTTATATGATCCGTGCTTCAAGAGCTAATCCAAATGACTCACTGTACTGTGCCAGGCTGGGAGCCAATGCTGTGCATGCGGCTATGGCAGGTAAGACTGGTATGCTTGTTTCCGAATGGAACAATTGCTTTGTTCATGTACCTACACAGATGGCCGTACATGAAAAGAATCAGGTAGATCCGGAGAGTCCTCTCTGGCGTGATGTTTTGGAGGCAACTTACCAACCTATCGTTATGAAAGATGAAAAAAAGAAATAG
- a CDS encoding glucose-6-phosphate isomerase: protein MQYKNLDALESYEALQARSEDVKQNALLNPEGIKKANINAGGGLKYNYAAKRVDEKLIDQLQTLADDQQLIEKYKDLLAGSFINTGENRMVLHHLTRGELAGTVMYKGKNQREFYLEQLKRIEAFVSRVHAGEIKGSTGKKFDTVVQIGIGGSDLGPRALYLSLENVCTPVMNAAFISNVDPDDANAVIAALDLETTLFILVSKSGTTQETLANRNFVFEKSKQAGISGLDPSKHMIAVTSETSPLAGSSDVLDSFYMDDFIGGRYSCTSAVGGAVLSLAFGYSVFDDILQGAAEADKLALNGDIRSNASMMDAMLGIFERNVLGYPTTAVLPYSQALSRFPAHLQQMDMESNGKSVNRDAGDVNYATGPIIFGEPGTNGQHSFYQLLHQGTDIVPLQFIGFLDSQIDSDLDYEGSTSQQKLKANLVAQIVAFAKGSPDNNANKNFKGGRPSSVIIGKQLNAKALGALLAHFENKVMFQGFIWNLNSFDQEGVQLGKKLAGQVLAGGDDMDTALKTFSEILDI, encoded by the coding sequence ATTCAATATAAAAATCTTGATGCTCTGGAAAGCTATGAAGCACTCCAGGCACGTTCTGAAGATGTCAAACAGAACGCACTGCTAAATCCCGAGGGGATAAAAAAAGCAAATATCAATGCCGGAGGCGGTCTTAAGTACAACTATGCTGCCAAAAGAGTTGATGAAAAACTGATTGATCAGCTTCAGACTCTGGCTGATGATCAGCAGCTTATTGAGAAATATAAAGATCTATTAGCAGGATCCTTTATCAATACCGGTGAGAACCGTATGGTACTCCATCATCTGACCAGAGGGGAACTTGCCGGAACCGTTATGTATAAAGGCAAAAATCAGAGAGAGTTCTATCTGGAACAGCTCAAACGAATCGAAGCCTTTGTTTCGAGGGTTCATGCCGGAGAGATTAAAGGTTCAACGGGAAAGAAATTTGATACTGTTGTTCAGATCGGAATCGGTGGTTCAGACCTAGGTCCCAGAGCCCTCTATCTATCTCTTGAAAATGTATGCACCCCCGTAATGAATGCGGCGTTCATCTCAAATGTAGATCCCGATGATGCTAATGCGGTAATTGCGGCACTGGATCTTGAGACAACTCTTTTTATTCTTGTTTCTAAATCCGGTACTACTCAGGAGACTCTGGCCAACAGAAACTTTGTATTTGAAAAATCAAAGCAGGCTGGTATCAGTGGTTTGGATCCTTCAAAACATATGATTGCAGTTACCAGTGAAACAAGCCCTCTGGCAGGGTCCTCTGATGTTCTTGATTCGTTCTATATGGATGATTTTATCGGAGGCCGTTACTCATGTACCTCTGCTGTGGGTGGTGCAGTCCTCTCTCTGGCCTTTGGATATTCAGTCTTTGATGATATTCTTCAGGGAGCAGCAGAGGCAGATAAACTGGCTCTCAACGGTGATATTCGCTCCAATGCTTCCATGATGGACGCTATGCTGGGTATATTTGAACGTAATGTACTGGGTTATCCCACAACCGCGGTGCTTCCCTACAGCCAGGCTTTGTCCCGATTCCCTGCCCACCTTCAGCAGATGGATATGGAGAGCAACGGAAAGTCTGTAAACAGAGATGCCGGGGATGTAAATTATGCGACAGGACCTATCATTTTCGGTGAACCAGGTACAAATGGTCAGCATTCATTCTACCAGCTTCTGCATCAGGGAACAGATATTGTTCCTCTCCAGTTTATCGGTTTTCTGGATTCACAGATTGATTCCGACCTGGATTATGAGGGCTCTACAAGTCAGCAGAAACTTAAAGCCAACCTTGTTGCTCAGATTGTAGCCTTTGCCAAGGGCAGTCCCGACAACAATGCAAATAAGAACTTTAAAGGTGGACGGCCCAGTTCTGTAATCATCGGAAAACAGCTTAATGCAAAAGCACTGGGTGCACTTCTGGCTCATTTTGAGAATAAAGTTATGTTTCAGGGGTTTATCTGGAATCTGAACTCCTTTGATCAGGAAGGTGTACAGCTTGGGAAAAAACTGGCCGGACAGGTTCTGGCCGGCGGAGACGACATGGATACAGCTCTGAAAACTTTTTCAGAGATACTTGATATCTAA
- a CDS encoding argininosuccinate synthase, protein MSDTKIKKIALAYSGGLDTSIIIQWLKENYDNAEVIAICTNVGQDEDWKGMEQKALNAGASKYFLADLREELTKDYIYPMVRAGAIYEGQYLLGTSIARPIQAKYQVDIALAEGCDALCHGCTGKGNDQVRFELTYKALAPHLKVIAPWRIWDIHSREDAIEYAEKRNINLGKISKKNIYSRDWNVWHMSHEGGDLENPWNRPQEQMFQLTTSPKDAPDTEEEIIIDFKEGIPTAVNGKEMEAYALLQELNKRAAAHGIGRIDVVETRLVGMKSRGVYETPGGTLLHTALRDLEMFTINNDALHLKHKLALDYADLVYAGKWYTTSRYALEEFMKKTTEYTTGSVKLVMYKGNVFVAGRKSPYALYLEDLASFGESSYDHHDAEGFINLYGLSTGVTAMVQNKLQDDSGQALQIKATAASFHDK, encoded by the coding sequence ATGAGCGATACAAAGATAAAAAAAATTGCCCTGGCTTATTCCGGCGGACTGGATACTTCAATAATTATTCAGTGGCTGAAAGAAAACTACGACAATGCTGAAGTCATTGCCATCTGTACCAATGTGGGACAGGATGAAGATTGGAAAGGAATGGAACAGAAAGCCCTCAATGCGGGTGCATCCAAATACTTTCTTGCCGATCTGAGGGAAGAACTGACAAAAGACTATATTTATCCAATGGTAAGAGCCGGTGCGATATATGAAGGTCAGTATCTACTGGGAACATCAATTGCACGGCCCATCCAGGCTAAATACCAGGTTGATATTGCCCTTGCTGAAGGCTGTGATGCGTTGTGTCACGGTTGTACAGGAAAGGGTAATGACCAGGTTCGTTTTGAACTGACCTACAAGGCCCTTGCTCCACATCTCAAGGTTATTGCCCCCTGGAGAATATGGGATATCCACTCAAGAGAAGATGCCATTGAGTATGCTGAAAAACGCAATATCAATCTTGGTAAGATATCCAAGAAAAATATCTACTCCAGAGACTGGAATGTATGGCATATGAGTCATGAGGGCGGCGACCTGGAAAATCCCTGGAACAGACCTCAGGAGCAGATGTTTCAGCTGACAACATCCCCCAAAGATGCACCTGATACAGAAGAAGAGATCATTATTGATTTCAAAGAAGGAATTCCTACTGCCGTTAACGGAAAGGAAATGGAAGCTTATGCACTCCTCCAGGAACTTAACAAAAGAGCTGCTGCCCATGGTATCGGCCGTATAGATGTTGTTGAAACAAGACTGGTGGGAATGAAAAGCCGTGGTGTATACGAAACACCCGGTGGAACTCTACTCCACACTGCTCTGAGGGATCTTGAGATGTTTACCATCAATAATGATGCCCTTCATCTTAAACACAAGCTGGCTCTGGACTATGCCGATCTGGTATATGCCGGTAAATGGTACACCACCAGCCGCTATGCCCTGGAAGAATTCATGAAGAAGACTACAGAGTATACAACGGGTTCAGTTAAACTTGTAATGTACAAGGGAAATGTCTTTGTAGCAGGAAGAAAGTCACCCTATGCACTCTACCTGGAAGACCTGGCCTCCTTTGGAGAATCCAGTTACGACCACCATGATGCAGAAGGTTTTATCAATCTCTATGGTCTCTCTACCGGTGTAACAGCCATGGTACAGAACAAACTGCAGGATGATTCCGGACAGGCCCTTCAAATCAAGGCAACTGCCGCATCTTTCCACGACAAATAA
- a CDS encoding aspartate aminotransferase family protein, producing the protein MSENTMTPYLIQNPPLPKNFADTFLQIDYGKGCYLYDKGGKEYLDFGSGIAVNALGYGREDLAEAAYNQMKKLIHVSNVYTTEPTVQLAETLTAAGNFAAVHFGSSGTEANEAALKYARLYGKKMKGDNAIGLISFSSGFHGRTMGALSVTATEKYKTPFGPLIPGCTILPYNDPDALKSFSDAADTAAIIVEVVQGEGGLVSLSTEMIETLNKFCAENNVILIADEVQTGLGRTGSLFASAACGLNADIITLAKPLAAGLPLSATLIPAKVNDLLSPGDHGTTFGGGPVTCQVALKVLKHINNKDFLDSVRIKGQFLSSLLQKTMKEENLKGSVLGKGLMVGLQLDSLTAEKIPAVMNECRENGLLLLRSGKAVLRIVPPLVISEKELQDGVKILFKSIKEML; encoded by the coding sequence ATGAGTGAGAACACAATGACACCATATTTGATACAGAACCCGCCCCTACCAAAGAATTTCGCAGATACTTTCCTGCAGATTGATTATGGAAAAGGCTGCTATTTATATGACAAAGGCGGAAAGGAATACCTGGATTTTGGTTCCGGAATTGCCGTTAATGCCCTGGGATACGGTAGAGAAGATCTGGCGGAGGCCGCCTATAATCAGATGAAAAAACTGATTCATGTATCTAACGTCTATACAACCGAGCCCACAGTACAGCTGGCAGAGACTCTGACAGCTGCCGGTAACTTTGCTGCCGTTCATTTCGGCAGCAGCGGAACTGAGGCCAATGAGGCTGCCCTGAAATACGCAAGGCTCTATGGAAAAAAGATGAAAGGAGATAATGCAATCGGCCTGATCTCTTTCTCATCAGGATTCCATGGCCGAACCATGGGAGCTCTGAGTGTAACGGCGACTGAGAAGTATAAAACTCCTTTCGGCCCCCTGATTCCCGGTTGCACAATTCTACCCTACAATGACCCTGATGCTCTTAAAAGCTTTTCAGATGCTGCTGATACTGCAGCCATCATTGTTGAAGTTGTTCAGGGTGAAGGGGGACTGGTCTCTCTCAGTACTGAGATGATTGAAACTCTTAACAAGTTCTGTGCAGAGAATAATGTAATTCTTATTGCCGATGAAGTTCAGACAGGTCTGGGGAGAACAGGATCTCTTTTCGCTTCAGCCGCCTGCGGTCTCAATGCAGATATAATTACCCTGGCTAAACCTCTTGCTGCCGGCCTTCCCTTGTCAGCAACACTTATTCCAGCCAAAGTAAATGATCTTCTCAGTCCCGGAGATCATGGAACAACCTTCGGTGGAGGTCCCGTGACCTGCCAGGTGGCCCTGAAAGTACTGAAGCATATCAACAATAAAGATTTTTTAGATTCTGTAAGGATAAAAGGACAATTTTTAAGTTCTCTTCTACAGAAAACTATGAAAGAAGAAAACCTAAAGGGATCAGTACTTGGAAAGGGTCTGATGGTAGGACTTCAGCTTGACTCACTAACAGCAGAGAAGATTCCTGCTGTTATGAATGAATGCAGAGAGAATGGATTACTCCTGCTAAGATCAGGGAAAGCAGTTCTGAGAATTGTTCCACCCCTGGTTATCAGTGAAAAAGAACTCCAGGATGGAGTAAAGATATTATTTAAATCAATTAAGGAGATGTTATGA
- the argB gene encoding acetylglutamate kinase yields the protein MKTIVIKAGGKAAESSSLITEMALEIKSLISEGYRIVFVHGGGAAVSSIQKQYNLEPRFIDGRRMTSVPEMDLVDMGLAGLMNKHLVRLFQKSGLNAVGLSGADGSLIISESAEFTGSEENRTGTVKDVDPSLLEILMKNNFFPVLSSVSTDSDGKGMNINADEAALAVAGAVNADDLIFISDIPGILIQGAVVSSMDEKYIEDSISNGDIQGGMIPKVRSSLAAIRQGVKEIQITNYENPGDLEKIIAGTKGTSIILRNPAALIKD from the coding sequence ATGAAGACAATTGTAATAAAAGCAGGTGGAAAGGCAGCTGAGTCTTCTTCACTGATAACAGAGATGGCTCTGGAAATTAAAAGTCTGATATCAGAGGGTTACAGAATCGTTTTTGTTCATGGCGGTGGTGCGGCTGTCAGTTCAATTCAGAAACAGTATAATCTGGAGCCCCGTTTTATTGATGGAAGAAGGATGACTTCTGTTCCTGAAATGGATCTTGTTGATATGGGCCTTGCGGGTCTGATGAATAAACATCTTGTAAGACTGTTTCAGAAATCCGGCCTCAATGCAGTGGGACTCTCAGGAGCGGACGGCTCTCTTATTATCTCTGAGTCAGCTGAATTTACTGGAAGCGAAGAAAACAGAACAGGAACTGTTAAGGATGTAGATCCTTCCCTGTTGGAAATACTGATGAAAAATAATTTTTTCCCGGTACTATCCTCTGTCAGTACTGATTCTGACGGAAAGGGCATGAACATAAATGCAGATGAAGCCGCTCTTGCAGTAGCCGGAGCGGTCAATGCTGATGATCTGATTTTTATCTCGGATATACCGGGAATTCTTATACAGGGTGCTGTTGTGTCTTCAATGGATGAAAAATACATCGAAGACTCTATCAGTAATGGAGATATTCAGGGAGGAATGATTCCAAAAGTCAGATCTTCTCTGGCAGCTATCCGACAGGGCGTCAAAGAAATACAGATAACTAATTATGAAAACCCCGGAGATCTTGAAAAGATCATAGCCGGAACAAAGGGTACGAGTATTATACTCAGGAACCCTGCGGCCTTGATTAAGGACTAA
- the argC gene encoding N-acetyl-gamma-glutamyl-phosphate reductase, with product MKAAVLGATGYTGQILLRQLSTHPDIDQIIAVSSSIAGSSVIDSDSGLHPSINNKMTLTSGLYVSVKDAAALKPEVVFSALPHLASAVVCDPFYKDSVVIDLSADFRIEDPLLFEKAYGEKPPREDLLPSAVFGLSEIYKDKIQTADLIANPGCYPTATLLPLIPLLKKGLISGGIMVNALSGISGAGRKAKIGNLLVERSENTCAYSPGTSHRHSWEILKEAQKADSNTTILFVPHLVPMKRGMAVTSSCVLSKDISNHEMKALYNDFYKDKPFIKTVFPAIPETKQVWGSNRCDISWHIEGRNLILFSVIDNLIKGASGQAIQNMNIRFGFEESAGLRLHGEI from the coding sequence ATGAAAGCCGCTGTACTGGGAGCAACCGGTTATACAGGACAGATCCTGCTGAGGCAACTCAGTACACATCCTGATATTGATCAGATAATTGCTGTATCGTCATCTATTGCAGGATCTTCGGTTATTGATTCAGATTCGGGGCTGCATCCCTCAATCAATAATAAAATGACATTGACTTCAGGTCTTTATGTTTCGGTAAAAGACGCTGCCGCGTTAAAGCCGGAAGTAGTTTTTTCAGCACTTCCCCATCTGGCATCAGCAGTGGTCTGTGATCCCTTTTATAAAGATTCGGTTGTAATAGATCTTTCAGCTGATTTCAGAATTGAAGATCCCCTCCTGTTTGAAAAAGCCTATGGAGAAAAACCGCCCAGAGAGGATCTACTTCCTTCTGCTGTTTTCGGTCTCTCTGAAATATATAAAGATAAGATTCAGACAGCTGATCTCATAGCCAACCCCGGATGCTACCCTACCGCGACTCTTCTTCCACTGATTCCTCTCCTTAAAAAGGGACTTATATCAGGCGGTATTATGGTCAATGCTCTTTCAGGCATTTCCGGGGCAGGAAGGAAAGCAAAAATAGGTAATCTACTTGTTGAACGCTCAGAAAATACCTGTGCCTACTCTCCAGGCACCAGTCACAGACACTCATGGGAAATATTGAAAGAGGCTCAGAAGGCCGACAGCAATACAACGATTCTTTTCGTCCCCCATCTTGTACCGATGAAAAGAGGTATGGCTGTCACAAGCAGCTGTGTTCTCAGCAAAGACATAAGTAACCATGAGATGAAAGCTTTGTACAATGATTTTTACAAAGATAAACCCTTTATTAAAACCGTATTTCCAGCAATACCCGAGACAAAGCAGGTTTGGGGTTCTAACCGCTGTGATATAAGTTGGCATATTGAAGGAAGAAATCTCATACTTTTCTCAGTGATTGACAATCTGATCAAGGGAGCCAGCGGACAGGCTATTCAGAATATGAATATCCGCTTCGGATTTGAAGAGAGTGCCGGTCTAAGACTGCACGGAGAGATCTGA